A window of the Dioscorea cayenensis subsp. rotundata cultivar TDr96_F1 chromosome 14, TDr96_F1_v2_PseudoChromosome.rev07_lg8_w22 25.fasta, whole genome shotgun sequence genome harbors these coding sequences:
- the LOC120275810 gene encoding short-chain dehydrogenase TIC 32, chloroplastic-like: MWPLKWKGASGFSAWSTAEEVTEGVDGAGLTAIVTGATSGIGTETARVLALRGVRVIMGVRNVSAGNEIKRSIIEEVPGAQIDVFELDLSSMSSVARFTSKFKSLNVPLNILINNAGIFGTPFSLSHDGIEMQFATNHIGHFLLTYLLLENMKKTSIETGIEGRIVNVSSMAHRITYSEGIRFDKINDESTYNGWLAYAQSKFANILHANELSRCFKEDGVKITANSLHPGLILTNLPRHRSFLNVINNTLGKLLLQNVQQGAATTCYVALHPQVEGLTGRYFSNSNLSKSSSKCDNSELAKKLWDFSLSLIMDRLPNFDDLLKSNL, from the exons atgtgGCCATTGAAATGGAAGGGAGCATCAGGGTTCTCAGCATGGTCAACAGCAGAAGAAGTCACAGAAGGAGTAGATGGAGCTGGTCTTACTGCCATTGTCACAG GTGCCACTAGTGGTATTGGCACTGAAACCGCGCGTGTTCTCGCACTGCGTGGTGTTCGAGTGATCATGGGAGTGAGAAATGTGTCGGCAggcaatgaaattaaaagatcGATAATTGAAGAAGTTCCTGGTGCTCAAATTGATGTGTTCGAGTTAGATCTCAGCTCAATGTCATCAGTAGCAAGATttacttcaaaatttaaatctcTGAATGTTCCATTGAACATTCTCAT TAATAACGCGGGAATTTTTGGAACTCCTTTCTCGCTTTCGCATGATGGCATAGAAATGCAGTTTGCGACCAATCATATCG GCCATTTTCTTCTAACTTATCTTTTGTTAGAGAACATGAAGAAGACATCAATTGAAACTGGCATTGAAGGGAGGATTGTTAATGTTTCATCGATGGCTCACCGGATTACATATTCAGAAGGCATTCGTTTCGATAAGATTAATGATGAATCAAC ATACAACGGATGGCTTGCATACGCACAATCGAAATTTGCTAATATATTACATGCAAATGAGCTTTCCAGATGTTTCAAG GAGGACGGTGTGAAAATAACAGCTAATTCTCTCCATCCAGGTCTAATACTTACCAATCTCCCCCGACACCGCAGTTTTCTGAAcg TAATCAATAATACTCTTGGAAAGCTACTCCTGCAGAATGTTCAGCAG gGGGCTGCAACTACATGTTATGTGGCATTGCATCCTCAAGTTGAAGGATTGACAGGAAGGTATTTTAGCAACAGTAATTTATCGAAATCGAGTTCCAAATGTGATAATTCAGAGCTTGCAAAGAAATTATGGGATTTTAGCCTGAGTTTGATTATGGATCGGCTTCCGAATTTCGACGATTTACTTAAAtctaatttatga